GCTTAATCCAAAAAATTTAGAGTCTATCGCACAGCAACTTCACAACACATTACCACAAGGTTTAAAAAACGTGGGCAATGATTTAGAAGAAAAATTTAAACAAATCTTACAAGCCCAACTTGCTAAACTTGATGTGGTCACTCGTGAAGAGTTTGAAGTTCAATCGCAAGTATTACTTCGCACCCGTGAAAAATTGAATGAATTAGAAAAACGCTTAGATGAATTAAGTTCAACATCATCAACAGAATTACAAAATTAAATTTTAGAGGATAATTTAATGAAAAATATCAATCCAACCCAAACTTTCGCTTGGAATGCCCTTGAACAGCACAAAGCTGAGAATTTGACGATTCCACAGTTATTTAATGAAGATCCAAAACGTTTTGATAAATATTCACTGCGTTTTGAAGATCAAATTCTCGTTGATTTTTCTAAAAATGCGATTAATGAACATACATTAGCATTACTTCATCAGTTAGCTGATGAATGCCAAGTTAAATCAGCCACTTATGCAATGTTTAATGGCGAAAAAATTAACCGTACGGAAAATCGTGCGGTGCTTCATACTGCTTTACGCAACCGCTCAAATACTCCTGTTGAAGTAGATGGCAAAAATGTGATGCCAGAAGTGAATGCAGTTCTTGCGAAGATGAAAGGCTTCTGTGAGCGTGTAATTTCAGGGGAGTGGAAAGGCTACACAGGCAAAGCGATTACTGATGTGGTAAACATTGGGATTGGCGGTTCAGACTTAGGGCCATATATGGTCACCGAAGCATTACGCCCATACAAAAATCACTTAACAATGCACTTTGTTTCTAATGTTGATGGTACTCATATTGCTGAAACTTTAGCTAAAGTCAATCCAGAAACAACCCTTTTCCTTGTTGCATCAAAAACCTTTACCACTCA
Above is a genomic segment from Actinobacillus indolicus containing:
- the ubiK gene encoding ubiquinone biosynthesis accessory factor UbiK, which encodes MLNPKNLESIAQQLHNTLPQGLKNVGNDLEEKFKQILQAQLAKLDVVTREEFEVQSQVLLRTREKLNELEKRLDELSSTSSTELQN